The genomic interval TTGGCTTTCATTTTTAATTTGAGCGATATAACGTTTAATATCATGGATACTATTTTTCATCGTATCGACTTCAAGTTCAAGTTCTGTTTTAGGTCGTGCCGCTTTTGGATTGGCGATACGCGTTTGACCATCTCTCGCAACTAAAGCTACACCTAAACCTGTTGCCACACCAGCAACAACGCCTAATGTCATTCGAACGATTTTCATAATTTTCCTCCTCGGACAATTTTCTTTTATATATACCCATTTGTTTATAAAATATGCGGTTTAAGAATAATTTAATCTTATTCGATGTTTGAAGCAATTTGAGTAGCAATGTCTGCCTTTTGTGCATCATCAATTTGAGATTCATTTGTTTCCCAATGATAACCGAAGCCATCGATGTCATTTTCATAACGTGGAATTAAATGAAAATGAATATGGAAAACGGATTGTGATGCATATTCGCCATTGTTTTGAATGACGTTTAAGCCGTCTGGGTTAAATGTTTTCTTAATCGCATTCGCCACAATCGGCAATGCTTCTCCGATATGTTTCATCGTTTCAGCATCTGTTTCATAAATGTTTGGTGACGGCTTTTTAGGAATGAGTAATGTATGGCCTTTAGAAACTTGAGAAATATCTAAAAATGCATAGACATAATCATTTTCGTAAACTTTAAAACTTGGAATGTCGCCGGCAATAATCTTTGAGAATATCGTTTCAGTCATATAGATTCCCTCATTTCTTGATTTAGTTTTATTATAGCACGTGTGACTGTTCATGTAACGATATTATCAAATGTCTATTAAATAGCAATGGCAATAGTATTTTTGATACAATAACAGTTATGGAGGTGCAGATGAATGACTGTACAAATTAAAAATTTAACAGGCGGTTATGGTAAAAAGCCTGTCATTAAAAATATAAATTTTGAACTCACAGATGGAGAAATTGTTGGTTTAATCGGCTTAAATGGTGCGGGTAAAAGTACAACAATCAAACATATTTTAGGATTGTTGACGCCGACTGAAGGTGACATGTCGATTTCAGGCATTCATATTAAAGATGATATACATGCATATCGACAACATTTATCGTATATTCCAGAAGCACCTGTCATTTATGATGCGCTTACGTTAAAAGAACACCTTGAAATGACAGCGATGGCTTATGGTATTGACTACGATACAGCGATGGAACGCGCAATGCCCTTATTGAAGGTGTTTCGATTAGAAGATCAATTACACATTTTTCCGAGTCATTTTTCTAAAGGGATGAAGCAAAAAGTAATGATTATTTGCGCGTTTATTGTAGAACCAGATTTTTACATTATAGACGAGCCATTTTTGGGCCTTGATCCGATTGGAATACAGTCGATGCTTGATTTGATGGCATCTAAAAAAGAAGAAGGTCGTACAGTGTTGATGAGTACACATATTTTAGCGACTGCTGAACGTTATTGTGACCGTTTTATTATATTAGATCAAGGTGAAATCGTCGCGATGGGGGATTTGGATGCGTTACGTCAACAAACAGCGATGCCACATGCGACGTTAGATGAAATCTACATTCATGTCACTAAAGGAGCACAATCCTCATGAAAACGGCAAGACAACTTTTTCGAGAGCGTTTAAATGCACAACGAAAAGAAAAAAATTACTATAACAAATTTATTTTCAACGGCCATTTTTCAGTGTTTCTCGTCATATTATTAGGTGCGTTTATATTGGGATATGGTCAATGGTTAAAGCATGTACCTGAAGGAATCAATTACATGCTGTGGGTATCCATTGTGTTGTCCATCACATCCATCTTTCCATTAAAAACTTTGTTAGAAGATGCTGACCGCTTATTTTTACTTCCGTTCGAACGTCAAATGAAAGTGTACATACGTGACAGTATCATTTTTAGTTATTTATCAAGATTGCCATTACAAATTTTAATGCTTATTGTGTTTTACCCATTAATAAACACGGTTTATCCAGAACGTATGGCGAACTTCATTGTGACCATTGTTTTAGCCATCATTTTACCGTTAGCAGGATTATGCTTAAAGTGGGAATGGTACCGCTTTAGACTTGAAAACTGGTCTGTTCAACTCGTACTGTTCATTTTCAACCTTGGTGGCTACTATGTCATGTTGTCGGCCTTTGATTTGTCAGTTGTCATCG from Staphylococcus sp. MI 10-1553 carries:
- a CDS encoding HIT family protein; translation: MTETIFSKIIAGDIPSFKVYENDYVYAFLDISQVSKGHTLLIPKKPSPNIYETDAETMKHIGEALPIVANAIKKTFNPDGLNVIQNNGEYASQSVFHIHFHLIPRYENDIDGFGYHWETNESQIDDAQKADIATQIASNIE
- a CDS encoding YtxH domain-containing protein, yielding MKIVRMTLGVVAGVATGLGVALVARDGQTRIANPKAARPKTELELEVDTMKNSIHDIKRYIAQIKNESQSFASSIGDEVKTMIGEFKADIDPNIKQLQSHIENLQNRGEEMTNFPTKK
- the ecsA gene encoding ABC transporter ATP-binding protein EcsA gives rise to the protein MTVQIKNLTGGYGKKPVIKNINFELTDGEIVGLIGLNGAGKSTTIKHILGLLTPTEGDMSISGIHIKDDIHAYRQHLSYIPEAPVIYDALTLKEHLEMTAMAYGIDYDTAMERAMPLLKVFRLEDQLHIFPSHFSKGMKQKVMIICAFIVEPDFYIIDEPFLGLDPIGIQSMLDLMASKKEEGRTVLMSTHILATAERYCDRFIILDQGEIVAMGDLDALRQQTAMPHATLDEIYIHVTKGAQSS